One window of Aphelocoma coerulescens isolate FSJ_1873_10779 chromosome 17, UR_Acoe_1.0, whole genome shotgun sequence genomic DNA carries:
- the ATP6V1G1 gene encoding V-type proton ATPase subunit G 1, translating into MASQSQGIQQLLQAEKRAAEKVAEARKRKNRRLKQAKEEAQAEIEQYRLQREKEFKAKEAAALGSHGSCTTEVEKETQEKMSVIQQNFQKNREVVMSQLLSLVCDIKPEIHVNYRING; encoded by the exons ATGGCGAGCCAGTCGCAGggcatccagcagctgctgcaggccgAGAAACGCGCCGCGGAGAAGGTGGCCGAAGCCCGCAAGA ggaagaaCCGGAGGCTGAAGCAGGCCAAGGAGGAAGCCCAGGCAGAGATCGAGCAGTACCGCCTGCAGCGGGAGAAGGAGTTCAAGGCCAAGGAGGCAGCG GCCCTTGGCTCCCATGGCAGCTGCACCACTGAAGTTGAGAAGGAGACTCAGGAAAAGATGAGCGTAATCCAGCAGAACTTCCAGAAGAACCGGGAGGTGGTGATGTCCCAGCTGCTGTCGCTGGTGTGTGACATCAAACCCGAGATCCATGTGAATTACCGCATCAATGGGTAG